A single region of the Streptomyces vilmorinianum genome encodes:
- a CDS encoding organic hydroperoxide resistance protein produces MNALYTAVATANGREGRAVSSDGHIDLPLAHPQALGGNGQGTNPEQLFAAGYASCFASAMGAVARQEKIDVSDVSITAEVSIGKDEKDGGFGLAVVMRAELPDHLQGEPGRELLEKTHAYCPYSKATRGNIHVELVIE; encoded by the coding sequence ATGAACGCGCTCTACACCGCTGTCGCCACCGCCAACGGCCGCGAGGGCCGCGCCGTCAGCTCCGACGGCCACATCGACCTCCCGCTCGCCCACCCGCAGGCCCTCGGCGGCAACGGCCAGGGCACGAACCCGGAGCAGCTCTTCGCGGCCGGCTACGCCTCCTGCTTCGCCAGCGCCATGGGCGCGGTGGCCCGCCAGGAGAAGATCGACGTCTCGGACGTCTCGATCACCGCCGAGGTCTCCATCGGCAAGGACGAGAAGGACGGCGGCTTCGGCCTCGCGGTCGTCATGCGCGCCGAGCTCCCCGACCACCTCCAGGGCGAGCCGGGCCGCGAGCTCCTCGAGAAGACCCACGCGTACTGCCCCTACTCCAAGGCCACGCGGGGCAACATCCACGTCGAGCTCGTCATCGAGTAA
- a CDS encoding MarR family winged helix-turn-helix transcriptional regulator, with amino-acid sequence MDTLGKVRDEDFLRLDHQICFSLHAATRAFNGVYRAALKELGLTYPQYLVMLVLWEHGELPVKGIGERLRLDSGTLSPLLKRLEAAGYVERRRSPEDERSVTVRVTGSGAALREKALGVPRRIAAATGLDLSEIRELRDLLHGLAARLDAVDPDELTGCLDA; translated from the coding sequence ATGGACACGCTCGGCAAGGTCAGGGACGAGGACTTCCTCCGGCTCGACCACCAGATCTGCTTCTCGCTGCACGCCGCCACCCGCGCCTTCAACGGCGTCTACCGCGCGGCGCTCAAGGAGCTCGGGCTCACCTATCCGCAGTACCTCGTCATGCTGGTGCTCTGGGAGCACGGCGAGCTGCCCGTGAAGGGGATCGGGGAGCGGCTGAGGCTGGACTCGGGCACGCTGTCGCCGCTGCTCAAGCGGCTGGAGGCGGCCGGGTACGTGGAGCGGCGGCGCAGCCCCGAGGACGAGCGCTCCGTCACCGTACGCGTCACCGGCTCCGGGGCCGCGCTGCGCGAGAAGGCCCTCGGTGTGCCGCGCCGGATCGCCGCCGCGACCGGGCTCGACCTGTCGGAGATCCGCGAGCTGCGGGACCTGCTCCACGGGCTCGCCGCCCGCCTCGACGCCGTCGACCCGGACGAGCTGACCGGCTGCCTCGACGCATAA
- a CDS encoding NADP-dependent oxidoreductase: MRAVVFSRYGDESVLELTRRPAPAPADGDVLVEVKAAGVNPVDWKYREGAVRSDLPFPLGMGWDVSGVVRATVPGGPAIGDEVYGMLPLPYGGAYQELAVLPASAVAPKPARLTHTEAAAVPLAALTAWQALEAAGAKPGLRVLVHAGAGGVGHFAVQLARHLGAHVTATASARNLDFLRRLGVDEPIDRVTAELAAGAPFDVVLDTVGGPVQHASWGLLRPGGTLITLPEPVDETYRLPGITARRVIVTPDGKALRRIGTLIDSGAVHVEVQAVLPLEEAAEAHRISKEGRVRGKLVLSL; the protein is encoded by the coding sequence ATGCGCGCAGTGGTCTTCTCCCGGTACGGCGACGAAAGCGTCCTGGAACTCACCCGGCGGCCGGCGCCGGCACCGGCGGACGGAGACGTCCTCGTGGAGGTGAAGGCGGCCGGGGTGAACCCCGTCGACTGGAAGTACCGCGAGGGCGCGGTGCGCAGCGACCTGCCGTTCCCGCTCGGCATGGGCTGGGACGTGTCCGGCGTCGTCCGGGCCACGGTGCCCGGCGGCCCGGCGATCGGCGATGAGGTGTACGGGATGCTCCCGCTTCCTTACGGCGGCGCCTACCAGGAACTGGCCGTCCTGCCCGCCTCCGCCGTGGCGCCCAAACCCGCCCGGCTGACCCACACCGAGGCCGCCGCCGTGCCCCTGGCCGCGCTGACGGCATGGCAGGCGCTGGAGGCGGCGGGAGCGAAGCCCGGGCTGCGGGTCCTGGTGCACGCGGGTGCCGGCGGCGTCGGTCACTTCGCCGTGCAGCTCGCCCGTCACCTCGGAGCGCACGTCACCGCCACCGCCTCCGCCCGCAACCTGGACTTCCTGCGCCGCCTCGGCGTCGACGAGCCGATCGACCGCGTAACCGCCGAACTGGCTGCCGGGGCCCCCTTCGACGTCGTCCTGGACACCGTCGGAGGCCCGGTGCAGCACGCGTCCTGGGGGCTGCTGCGCCCCGGCGGCACCCTCATCACCCTTCCTGAACCCGTGGACGAGACGTACCGCCTTCCCGGAATCACGGCCCGCCGCGTCATCGTCACCCCCGACGGAAAGGCGCTGCGCCGGATCGGCACGCTCATCGACTCGGGTGCCGTGCATGTGGAGGTCCAAGCGGTCCTCCCGCTGGAGGAGGCGGCGGAGGCACACCGCATCAGCAAGGAGGGCCGGGTGCGCGGCAAGCTGGTCCTCAGCCTCTGA
- a CDS encoding helix-turn-helix domain-containing protein has product MNSANELGRFLSSRRARVTPVEAGLPLLDRRRVAGLRREEVADLAGVSVVYYTRLEQGRARNPSDAVLDSLARVLRLDPTERAHLYDLAHRARGARTTLASAPVDAEETEGDDGVPVRDGLRRLLAAVGAVPAYVLDPVMDVLDANDLARALLGDPVLTPARRLNLARHVFLDAAARELYPGWADVARQTVGFLRLSAGRRPGDARLARVVTELSRRSEDFRHLWAAQEVRDKTHGTKTFRHPVVGGFDLAYETLALPGDEGWSLVVFTAPDARADAALRLLGSWTAPNPAPTRTRTDSVTHGFDS; this is encoded by the coding sequence ATGAACTCAGCGAACGAACTCGGCCGATTCCTGAGCTCGCGCCGTGCCCGGGTGACCCCGGTGGAGGCCGGACTCCCCCTCCTCGACAGGCGCCGGGTCGCGGGGCTCCGGCGCGAGGAGGTGGCCGACCTCGCGGGCGTCAGCGTCGTCTACTACACACGCCTGGAACAGGGCCGGGCCCGCAATCCCTCCGACGCCGTGCTCGACAGCCTGGCCCGCGTCCTAAGACTCGATCCGACCGAGCGTGCCCACCTGTACGACCTGGCGCACCGGGCCCGCGGCGCAAGGACGACGCTCGCCTCGGCCCCGGTCGACGCCGAGGAGACGGAGGGGGACGACGGCGTCCCGGTACGGGACGGGCTGCGGCGTCTACTGGCCGCGGTGGGAGCCGTCCCGGCGTACGTCCTGGATCCCGTGATGGACGTTCTCGACGCCAACGACCTGGCCCGTGCCCTGCTCGGCGACCCGGTACTTACGCCTGCCCGGCGGCTCAACCTCGCCCGGCACGTCTTCCTCGACGCCGCCGCGCGGGAGCTGTACCCGGGGTGGGCGGACGTGGCACGGCAGACCGTCGGCTTCCTGCGCCTGTCGGCCGGACGCCGTCCCGGGGACGCGCGGCTGGCCCGGGTCGTCACCGAACTGAGCCGCCGCAGCGAGGACTTCCGGCACCTGTGGGCGGCACAGGAGGTGCGGGACAAGACGCACGGCACCAAGACCTTCCGGCATCCCGTGGTCGGCGGCTTCGACCTCGCGTACGAGACGCTCGCGCTGCCCGGCGACGAAGGCTGGTCCCTGGTCGTCTTCACGGCACCCGACGCCCGCGCGGACGCCGCGCTGCGGCTGCTCGGCAGCTGGACGGCACCGAACCCGGCGCCGACCCGCACGAGGACTGATAGCGTGACTCACGGATTCGACTCCTGA
- a CDS encoding helix-turn-helix domain-containing protein: MRSAVGEREAVAGWEVARPSRHGRTAGVSLAGFRDRGTGPVDLPVIPHPALTLVVEFGGGPLVVGDAAGRQQRGSLVAGLAPGAVRMRGENITCVEVHLSPLVTHAVLGVCPAELERTVVALDDLWGRDAARLREQLGQAPSWEDRFALTDAFLARRHGTGPSVDPEVVRAWDRILVSRGRVRIEELAAEVGWSRRRLWSRFRSQIGLPPKRAATLVRFRHAAQRLTAGWSAADVATECGYADQSHLHREFLAFTGTTPSTMAGDPGLAVDDIAWAGHDAGETRQLPPSPRARG, translated from the coding sequence ATGCGATCCGCTGTGGGTGAGCGTGAGGCTGTGGCCGGGTGGGAGGTTGCGAGGCCATCACGGCACGGCCGGACAGCCGGCGTCAGCCTGGCCGGATTCCGCGATCGGGGCACGGGCCCGGTCGACCTGCCGGTGATCCCTCACCCGGCCCTCACCCTCGTCGTCGAGTTCGGCGGCGGTCCGCTCGTCGTGGGCGACGCCGCAGGCCGGCAACAGCGCGGAAGTCTCGTCGCCGGGCTCGCACCCGGTGCGGTGCGTATGCGGGGCGAGAACATCACGTGTGTGGAGGTGCACCTCTCCCCGTTGGTCACGCACGCCGTGCTGGGTGTCTGCCCGGCGGAGCTGGAACGTACCGTGGTCGCCCTCGACGACCTGTGGGGCCGGGACGCGGCACGGCTGCGGGAGCAATTGGGCCAGGCCCCGTCCTGGGAGGACCGTTTCGCGTTGACGGACGCCTTCCTCGCCCGTCGCCACGGGACGGGGCCGTCGGTGGACCCGGAGGTGGTCCGGGCCTGGGACCGGATCCTCGTGAGCCGCGGCCGAGTCAGGATCGAGGAACTGGCAGCCGAGGTCGGCTGGAGCCGCAGGCGCCTGTGGTCCCGGTTCCGGTCGCAGATCGGCCTGCCTCCCAAGCGCGCCGCGACACTGGTCCGCTTCCGCCACGCCGCCCAGCGTTTGACCGCGGGCTGGAGCGCGGCAGACGTTGCGACGGAATGCGGTTACGCCGACCAGTCCCATCTTCACCGGGAGTTCCTGGCGTTCACGGGAACGACTCCCTCGACGATGGCCGGCGACCCTGGGCTGGCGGTGGACGACATCGCGTGGGCGGGGCACGACGCCGGCGAGACACGCCAGCTCCCGCCCTCACCACGGGCGCGTGGGTGA
- a CDS encoding SapC family protein produces MLPTPLNKEEHASLRVTLPRNARYGATQQVAALQAVEFPEVAVTYPIIFVEGPRGLTPCALLGLEQGRNQYVTRDGDWRPHTYRPASVRAYPFFPVEEEDGEMTVYIDADYDGWSTVEGDRLFEDDGSLTPFLAERVEFLRQCAWEAQRTRNFTKELLRLDLLKQQTLTVTPAGGDTVQIGEYWAVDEERLKEIGTGDPLADLISLNLKGYLKLIHTHLISLQNLTGLYSELAND; encoded by the coding sequence ATGCTGCCTACGCCACTCAACAAGGAAGAGCACGCGTCGCTGCGCGTGACCCTGCCGCGGAACGCGCGGTACGGCGCGACGCAGCAGGTCGCCGCACTCCAGGCGGTGGAGTTCCCGGAGGTCGCGGTGACCTACCCGATCATCTTCGTCGAGGGCCCGAGAGGGCTCACCCCCTGCGCCCTGCTGGGCCTTGAGCAGGGCCGCAACCAGTACGTCACACGGGACGGCGACTGGCGCCCCCACACGTACCGGCCGGCCTCGGTCCGCGCGTACCCGTTCTTCCCGGTCGAGGAGGAGGACGGAGAGATGACCGTGTACATCGACGCCGACTACGACGGCTGGAGCACGGTCGAGGGCGATCGCCTCTTCGAGGACGACGGCTCCCTCACACCGTTCCTGGCCGAGCGCGTCGAGTTCCTGCGGCAGTGCGCCTGGGAGGCACAGCGGACCCGGAACTTCACCAAGGAACTACTCCGCCTCGACCTGCTGAAGCAGCAGACGCTGACGGTGACCCCCGCCGGCGGCGACACCGTCCAGATCGGCGAGTACTGGGCGGTCGACGAGGAACGACTGAAGGAGATCGGCACCGGCGACCCCCTCGCCGACCTGATCTCCCTCAACCTCAAGGGCTATCTCAAACTGATCCACACCCATCTCATCTCGCTGCAGAACCTGACGGGCCTCTACAGCGAGCTCGCCAACGACTGA
- a CDS encoding vWA domain-containing protein produces MLAAFSVLMLGALLSPAATASASPTAPEAPEPARIDLVLDLSGSMNENDAGGQTRLAAAKQAVTRIIDTAPEHAPLGLRVYGATYPGQDKKQGCADTQQVLPVAAMDQAARAEAKKRVAGFTAVGFTPIGVSLREAAKDLGTSGKRRIILVSDGEDTCAPPPPCEVARELKAQGIDLAVDVVGFRTPSSARAELKCIADVTDGSYADADDADSLTANLGTLFRKEWRTYHATGKPVEGSRGGCQDAPLVSPGQYLDKFTGGRDLYYKVKKRPDQRLQVSATAVAEEGYSRGSIITVAAGPAGTSGDGKPYAWLREFSQSMGWANVISTGGRSETGSGNESPAPDDTGCIVVENQITKSGDKPMPVELLVGIADKSTQQAGARTPQTRTGADAEGGFSFNSATPIGPGTHRQSIAVGEAPFWRVDLKAGQKLTVKAGVDLPDDFPNSVVTGWGVTIYNAMRESTQCNEDHRVTELLAGRTGHIERVCGPWDITEKGGASSSASKGYDVPGTYYIQAQIAEPNDKAKGIVVPISLTVDVSGTPRSGSGSGSGSGNSPVFFFGDNAAQGPSQSGANGNGEQGGTGGTTAAAKDDDSPLGKLALPFGIGAGVLLLGGIAFYALRRRGAA; encoded by the coding sequence GTGCTCGCCGCTTTTTCCGTGCTGATGCTCGGCGCGCTCCTGTCGCCGGCGGCGACCGCGAGCGCCTCCCCCACAGCACCCGAGGCTCCGGAGCCTGCCCGAATCGACCTGGTTCTCGACCTGTCCGGGTCGATGAACGAGAACGACGCCGGCGGCCAGACCCGCCTCGCCGCCGCCAAGCAGGCGGTCACCCGGATCATCGACACCGCCCCCGAGCACGCCCCGCTGGGACTGCGCGTCTACGGCGCCACGTATCCCGGGCAGGACAAGAAACAGGGCTGCGCCGACACGCAGCAGGTCCTGCCGGTCGCTGCGATGGACCAGGCGGCGCGTGCCGAGGCCAAGAAGCGGGTCGCGGGCTTCACGGCGGTCGGGTTCACACCGATCGGCGTCTCGCTCCGCGAAGCCGCCAAGGACCTCGGCACGAGCGGTAAGCGCCGCATCATCCTGGTCTCGGACGGTGAGGACACCTGCGCACCGCCACCTCCGTGCGAGGTGGCCCGCGAACTCAAGGCACAGGGCATCGACCTCGCCGTGGACGTGGTCGGGTTCCGGACGCCCTCGTCGGCACGTGCGGAGCTGAAGTGCATCGCCGACGTGACCGACGGGTCGTACGCGGACGCCGACGACGCCGACTCGCTGACCGCCAATCTGGGCACCCTGTTCCGCAAGGAGTGGCGGACGTACCACGCCACCGGCAAGCCGGTCGAGGGCTCGCGGGGCGGCTGCCAGGACGCTCCGCTGGTCTCGCCCGGCCAGTACCTGGACAAGTTCACCGGGGGACGCGACCTCTACTACAAGGTCAAGAAGCGGCCGGACCAGCGGCTCCAGGTGAGCGCCACCGCCGTCGCCGAGGAGGGGTACTCGCGCGGTTCCATCATCACCGTCGCGGCCGGCCCTGCGGGCACCTCGGGCGACGGCAAACCCTACGCATGGCTGCGGGAGTTCTCCCAGTCGATGGGGTGGGCGAACGTCATCTCCACCGGAGGCCGCAGCGAGACAGGGTCGGGCAACGAGTCGCCCGCGCCGGACGACACCGGCTGCATCGTGGTCGAGAACCAGATCACGAAGTCCGGCGACAAGCCCATGCCCGTCGAACTCCTTGTCGGCATCGCCGACAAGTCGACCCAGCAGGCGGGCGCGCGGACTCCGCAGACCCGTACCGGGGCCGACGCCGAGGGCGGCTTCTCCTTCAACAGCGCCACCCCGATCGGACCGGGCACCCACCGGCAGTCCATCGCCGTCGGTGAGGCCCCCTTCTGGCGGGTGGACCTGAAGGCGGGCCAGAAACTGACGGTCAAGGCCGGCGTGGACCTCCCGGACGACTTCCCCAACTCCGTCGTCACCGGGTGGGGCGTCACCATCTACAACGCCATGCGCGAGTCGACGCAGTGCAACGAGGACCACCGCGTGACCGAGCTCCTCGCCGGCCGGACCGGGCACATCGAGCGTGTCTGCGGGCCCTGGGACATCACGGAGAAGGGCGGCGCGAGCAGCTCCGCCTCCAAGGGGTACGACGTGCCCGGCACGTACTACATCCAGGCGCAGATCGCCGAGCCGAACGACAAGGCGAAGGGCATCGTCGTACCGATCTCGCTGACCGTGGACGTCTCCGGCACACCGCGCTCCGGTTCCGGTTCTGGTTCCGGTTCCGGAAACAGCCCGGTGTTCTTCTTCGGTGACAACGCCGCCCAGGGCCCCTCGCAGTCCGGTGCGAACGGGAACGGCGAACAGGGCGGGACCGGCGGCACAACGGCTGCCGCGAAGGACGATGACTCGCCTTTGGGCAAGCTCGCGCTGCCGTTCGGTATCGGCGCCGGGGTCCTCCTGCTCGGCGGCATCGCCTTCTACGCCCTCAGGCGCCGCGGGGCGGCCTGA
- a CDS encoding ABATE domain-containing protein, with protein sequence MTLKNLREMPWIGERPVLDLANTVVVGAGHAGVDVDLLADPELLASWREKALDRELADLPLEDLAELRAPVRDALDAAARQAPLPGPARARLNALAARAPVTFRVDDAGRLAEQEAGGPVAAAVARQALVLAAGPEQARLRRCPAPSCGMFFLARRRDQAWCSIGCGNRARAARRSGQHED encoded by the coding sequence ATGACCCTCAAGAACCTGCGCGAGATGCCGTGGATCGGCGAGCGGCCGGTCCTCGACCTGGCCAACACCGTCGTCGTCGGAGCCGGGCACGCGGGTGTGGACGTCGATCTGCTGGCCGATCCGGAGCTGCTGGCGTCCTGGCGGGAGAAGGCGCTCGACCGGGAACTCGCGGACCTGCCCCTGGAGGATCTGGCGGAGCTGCGCGCCCCGGTCAGGGACGCGCTGGACGCGGCGGCGCGGCAGGCGCCGCTGCCGGGGCCGGCGCGGGCGCGGCTCAACGCGCTGGCCGCGCGGGCTCCGGTGACGTTCCGGGTCGACGACGCCGGCCGTCTCGCGGAGCAGGAGGCCGGCGGGCCGGTCGCGGCGGCGGTCGCCCGGCAGGCGCTGGTGCTGGCCGCCGGGCCGGAGCAGGCGCGGTTGCGGCGCTGCCCCGCGCCGAGCTGCGGAATGTTCTTCCTCGCGCGCAGGCGGGACCAGGCGTGGTGCTCGATCGGCTGCGGCAACCGGGCGCGTGCTGCCCGTCGGAGCGGGCAGCACGAGGACTGA
- a CDS encoding ester cyclase, with protein sequence MGEARTVMDRLTEAVTHSDLDTVANLYAEDAVAFTPDAGEVRGREAIVAYWRMMTDAVPVGSYTPMNTYEIGDTAIDEGVFSGRNTGPILLPTGETLPATGKEVSIRGTDLATVRDGRIVSYRLYFDQMGFLDQLGLLPEA encoded by the coding sequence ATGGGAGAGGCGCGCACGGTGATGGACCGCCTCACCGAGGCGGTGACCCATTCGGACCTGGACACGGTCGCCAATCTCTACGCCGAGGACGCCGTCGCCTTCACCCCGGACGCGGGAGAGGTACGGGGACGGGAGGCGATCGTCGCGTACTGGCGCATGATGACCGACGCCGTGCCGGTGGGCTCGTACACCCCCATGAACACGTACGAGATCGGTGACACCGCGATCGACGAGGGCGTCTTCAGCGGCCGGAACACGGGCCCGATCCTGCTCCCCACCGGCGAGACGCTGCCGGCCACGGGCAAGGAGGTCAGCATTCGCGGGACCGACCTCGCGACTGTGCGGGACGGCAGGATCGTGAGTTACCGGTTGTACTTCGATCAGATGGGCTTCCTGGACCAACTCGGCCTGCTGCCCGAGGCCTGA
- a CDS encoding nuclear transport factor 2 family protein, producing the protein MSSLIIQNAFQAFASYDPDRISAVLTEDAEWLSPPGNAVAVTLGATHHMIGRKAIVHFFAEGFPRLFVRDVAVTFHGIHADSERGVAEASVTATLANGNQYGNDYCFVLEFRDELIHRVREYVDTARGHRMIFAEIRQ; encoded by the coding sequence ATGAGCAGCCTCATCATCCAGAACGCCTTCCAGGCGTTCGCCAGTTATGACCCCGACCGGATCTCCGCGGTCCTCACCGAGGACGCCGAATGGCTTTCGCCCCCCGGGAACGCCGTCGCCGTCACGCTCGGGGCGACGCATCACATGATCGGCAGGAAGGCGATCGTGCACTTCTTCGCCGAGGGCTTCCCCCGTCTGTTCGTGCGCGACGTCGCCGTCACCTTCCATGGGATCCACGCCGACAGCGAGCGAGGGGTCGCGGAGGCGAGCGTGACGGCAACGCTCGCCAACGGGAACCAGTACGGCAACGACTACTGCTTCGTCCTCGAATTCCGGGACGAGCTGATCCACCGGGTCCGCGAGTACGTGGACACAGCCCGCGGGCACCGCATGATCTTCGCCGAAATCCGCCAGTAG
- a CDS encoding PP2C family protein-serine/threonine phosphatase, with protein MGKQKIDYAAVFHALPGMVALLTPDLVYADANEDFLRLAGRSREQLLGRYIFDVFPENPNDPAAAGMRETRASMLRVVATGERDTMALLRYDIEDRERPGHWVEHFWSPVNAPVLGPDGRVVLIVHRVEEVTELIRARGGTGSDSSRAHVLEAELYTRARELQEVNERLRRAHAREREVALALQAAMLPPPTPIGHHRAAVRYRPAVGALNVCGDWYDLVDLPGDRIAVAVGDVVGHGLGAACAMGQLRSALSAAARVADGPARALDALGLYARHVDGAEATTVVKTYIDWDTHTLTYSSAGHPPPALLHPDGTVTFLDQATDPPLGARPEHVPRPQAGTAFAEGATLVLYSDGLIERRDEDIDAGLDRLADSLVRHGQADPEALADALLADLLPPAGNTDDTALVIIRL; from the coding sequence ATGGGGAAACAGAAGATCGACTACGCGGCGGTCTTCCACGCCCTGCCCGGCATGGTGGCGCTCCTCACCCCCGACCTGGTGTACGCCGACGCCAACGAGGACTTCCTCCGACTGGCCGGGCGCTCCCGGGAGCAGCTGCTGGGCCGCTACATCTTCGACGTGTTCCCCGAGAACCCCAACGACCCGGCGGCGGCCGGCATGCGGGAGACCCGAGCGTCGATGCTGCGCGTGGTGGCCACGGGCGAGCGCGACACCATGGCCCTGCTGCGCTACGACATCGAGGACCGCGAGAGGCCCGGACACTGGGTGGAGCACTTCTGGAGCCCGGTCAACGCACCCGTGCTGGGCCCCGACGGGCGGGTGGTGCTGATCGTGCACCGGGTGGAGGAGGTCACCGAACTCATCCGCGCCCGTGGCGGCACGGGCAGCGACAGCAGCCGGGCCCACGTGCTGGAGGCCGAGCTCTACACCCGCGCCCGCGAACTGCAGGAAGTCAACGAACGTCTGCGCCGCGCCCATGCGCGCGAGCGCGAGGTCGCCCTGGCCCTGCAGGCCGCGATGCTGCCCCCGCCGACGCCCATCGGGCACCACCGGGCAGCCGTGCGCTACCGGCCCGCGGTGGGCGCCCTGAACGTGTGCGGAGACTGGTACGACCTGGTCGACCTGCCCGGGGACCGCATCGCGGTCGCCGTGGGTGATGTGGTCGGCCACGGCCTGGGAGCCGCCTGCGCGATGGGGCAGCTGCGCAGCGCCCTGAGCGCGGCCGCTCGCGTCGCCGACGGCCCGGCCCGGGCCCTGGACGCGCTCGGGCTGTATGCCCGTCATGTCGACGGAGCCGAGGCGACCACGGTGGTGAAGACGTACATCGACTGGGACACCCACACCCTCACGTACAGCAGCGCGGGCCACCCACCACCCGCCCTGCTCCACCCCGACGGCACCGTGACCTTCCTCGACCAGGCGACCGACCCGCCTCTCGGCGCGCGCCCCGAGCACGTCCCGCGGCCACAGGCCGGTACGGCCTTCGCCGAGGGCGCCACCCTGGTCCTCTACTCCGACGGCCTGATCGAACGCCGCGACGAGGACATCGACGCCGGCCTGGACCGCCTCGCCGACTCCCTCGTCCGCCACGGGCAAGCCGACCCCGAAGCCCTGGCCGACGCACTCCTGGCCGACCTCCTCCCACCGGCCGGCAACACCGACGACACGGCGCTGGTCATCATCCGCCTGTGA
- a CDS encoding FAD-binding oxidoreductase produces the protein MGKLSIDALRERVRGAVVTPGDDAYDDARKVYNAMIDRRPAVVVQCANAGDVMAAVDFARENELDLAVRGGGHSVPGFGTCDDGVVADLSPMRGVRVDPTRRTARAEGGATWGDFNAATHAFGLATTGGIISTTGVGGLTLGGGIGYLARGLGLSCDNLVSADVVTADGRLVVASEKEHDDLFWALRGGGGNFGAVTSLEFRLSPVKDIYGGPILYELENAGTVLRSFREFIAEAPEELGGFPAFQIAPPLPFIPEDRHGDTFILIVSCWAGPLDEGPRALQPFHDFAPVVAEHVGPMPYPALNSAFDALVPPGLQHYWKANFVTELSDAAIEAHLQHGPRVPAVNSTVHIYPINGACHRVAPEATAFAYRDASFATVIAGMWPDPADNEANIAWVRDYYQATAPHSEEGGYINFMADDDQSRIRANYKGNYDRLVEVKRTYDPGNLFHLNQNITPQQVMTAGGSPR, from the coding sequence ATGGGCAAGCTCTCGATCGACGCGTTGCGCGAACGGGTACGCGGGGCGGTCGTCACCCCCGGCGACGATGCCTACGACGACGCGCGCAAGGTCTACAACGCCATGATCGACAGGAGACCTGCGGTCGTCGTGCAGTGCGCCAACGCGGGTGACGTCATGGCCGCGGTCGACTTCGCGCGGGAGAACGAGCTCGATCTGGCGGTCCGTGGTGGCGGGCACAGCGTGCCCGGCTTCGGTACCTGTGACGACGGTGTGGTGGCCGATCTGTCCCCCATGCGTGGCGTCCGCGTCGACCCCACGCGGCGAACCGCGCGTGCGGAGGGCGGGGCCACCTGGGGTGACTTCAACGCGGCCACACACGCTTTCGGTCTCGCCACGACCGGCGGAATCATCTCCACCACCGGTGTCGGCGGGCTCACCCTCGGCGGCGGCATCGGCTACCTCGCTCGCGGACTCGGCCTGAGCTGCGACAACCTGGTCTCGGCCGACGTGGTGACCGCGGACGGCCGACTGGTCGTCGCGAGCGAGAAGGAGCACGACGACCTCTTCTGGGCGCTACGAGGCGGAGGTGGCAACTTCGGCGCGGTGACCTCCCTCGAATTCCGGCTCAGCCCCGTCAAGGACATCTACGGCGGGCCGATCCTCTACGAACTGGAGAACGCCGGCACCGTACTGCGCTCGTTCCGCGAGTTCATCGCCGAGGCGCCGGAGGAACTCGGAGGATTCCCGGCCTTCCAGATCGCCCCGCCGCTCCCGTTCATCCCGGAGGACCGGCACGGCGACACCTTCATCCTGATCGTGTCCTGTTGGGCGGGGCCGCTCGACGAGGGACCGCGCGCCCTCCAGCCCTTCCACGACTTCGCGCCGGTCGTCGCCGAGCACGTCGGCCCCATGCCGTACCCCGCGCTCAACAGCGCCTTCGACGCGCTCGTACCACCCGGCCTCCAGCACTACTGGAAGGCCAACTTCGTGACCGAGCTCAGCGACGCCGCGATCGAAGCACATCTGCAGCACGGACCACGCGTACCCGCCGTGAACTCGACAGTCCACATCTACCCCATCAACGGCGCTTGCCACCGAGTCGCACCGGAAGCGACGGCCTTCGCCTACCGGGACGCCTCGTTCGCCACTGTCATCGCCGGGATGTGGCCCGACCCCGCCGACAACGAGGCCAACATCGCCTGGGTGCGCGACTACTACCAGGCGACCGCCCCGCACTCGGAGGAAGGCGGATACATCAACTTCATGGCCGACGACGACCAGAGCCGGATCAGAGCCAACTACAAGGGAAATTACGACCGCCTCGTCGAAGTGAAGCGGACGTACGACCCGGGAAACCTGTTCCACCTGAACCAGAACATCACGCCTCAGCAGGTCATGACGGCCGGCGGCTCGCCTCGATGA
- a CDS encoding winged helix-turn-helix domain-containing protein, with protein sequence MDNRIAELRRVLGDDPAVPRWIETVTGQGYRFIAPVEGGA encoded by the coding sequence GTGGACAACCGGATCGCCGAACTGCGACGCGTGCTCGGGGACGATCCCGCGGTGCCCCGCTGGATCGAGACCGTCACCGGACAGGGGTACCGCTTCATCGCACCGGTCGAGGGTGGAGCGTGA